One Spinacia oleracea cultivar Varoflay chromosome 4, BTI_SOV_V1, whole genome shotgun sequence DNA segment encodes these proteins:
- the LOC130471924 gene encoding uncharacterized protein, with protein MRHDYLSRIVRINPPSNVPPGLDVQPLSEQAWLDDFEQLAGANESELSLRVYRRRESIFRSMMANHVTISVGGQAGGEDILAQVNEMRPFPNYVEENVVPGDSTPFLSEASAFGPLHAKLNTKWTDDARKENHAVVGKEFYGLPDGYRLIVPDDDARITHPPEGCIGVYAYSLDFGLRFPLDPTLVKILRAFNVCLAQLHPFAVRTLISYIWVCRFLEFPGTLSLCKRVHHLRNSGTGNKIGWFSIYCNRGRLTCHGMPTGQKEWKDRFYWLAVPADFPVARGFVRPRTRLEGVEILDGAVLEERAFEHFSSEPKLNAAGKEVGRLVLRYFLTSCFLFSLCELFFLFLTFFLFFFYFFYFLGRQFLNLEELGVRADGSFICTAPPDPAANGYQILADQIEGSRRSSTRRSGRGGGSGIVPRVSRVVSSTNTGSASTPIRRGQTSRGASHRGALSASRRGRADFEAGLEAPTEDAGHDFGEVAGEVCDQPGRSGSASEPVDIEAEEPPFVQRPGKQPRLDGGAELLRASPSAADPHRSNTSGSSFRQFLEHELQGSDLAADDLDLHITGRHKEFVEKEFLDIRPQADPELAAIFSGPSASDRTFAPRWDVSESESLYGNYPEKGGTLALRMLRGLQLPSDLPKERLYTPGANACQKVMECGNAVRELTEVFIVYQKRLAANVAHMEAQKKRIEELTADLELSSTCLTSANDQLKIVTEERDQLQASFSQAQIDLVTGQQKIETLQQDFLSVEQSHDNEMAQLQNSIEDQLAAAIRDFRRSDEQYALRTQSYDGGWKAASLIVQEKHPDLDWSPIEAAWLAGLHVELLRKKREAEQASLAAGGVVPEDDGVPDHCVENVHPGELPLSDAEDDVGQ; from the exons ATGCGCCATGATTATCTGTCGCGGATAGTTAGGATAAATCCGCCGTCCAATGTCCCCCCAGGGCTTGATGTTCAGCCTCTGTCTGAACAGGCCTGGTTAGATGATTTTGAGCAGCTTGCTGGAGCTAATGAGTCTGAACTGTCTTTGCGTGTTTACAGACGCCGGGAATCTATTTTTCGTTCTATGATGGCCAACCATGTCACTATTTCTGTGGGTGGGCAAGCTGGTGGGGAGGATATTTTGGCCCAGGTGAATGAGATGAGGCCTTTTCCGAACTACGTGGAAGAGAATGTCGTTCCTGGGGATTCGACGCCCTTCCTTTCTGAGGCCTCTGCTTTTGGTCCCTTACACGCGAAGCTGAACACTAAGTGGACTGATGATGCGCGAAAAGAGAATCATGCTGTTGTTGGTAAAGAGTTTTATGGTCTGCCTGATGGTTATCGACTCATCGTGCCAGACGATGATGCTCGGATTACTCATCCACCAGAGGGGTGCATAGGTGTTTATGCCTATAGTCTGGATTTTGGTCTGCGCTTTCCTCTGGATCCTACCCTGGTGAAGATTCTTCGTGCTTTTAACGTTTGCTTAGCTCAGCTCCATCCCTTCGCTGTTCGTACTTTGATCAGCTATATTTGGGTCTGTCGGTTTTTGGAGTTTCCCGGGACCCTTTCTCTCTGTAAGCGAGTCCATCATCTGCGCAACAGCGGTACTGGGAACAAGATTGGTTGGTTTTCCATCTATTGCAATCGTGGAAGATTGACCTGCCATGGGATGCCTACCGGTCAAAAGGAATGGAAGGATAGGTTTTACTGGCTCGCTGTCCCTGCTGACTTTCCTGTTGCTCGGGGCTTTGTTCGACCTCGGACTCGGCTAGAGGGAGTCGAGATTTTGGATGGTGCTGTCTTGGAGGAGAGGGCTTTTGAGCATTTTTCATCTGAGCCCAAGCTTAATGCTGCTGGTAAAGAGGTTGGGCG GTTAGTTCTGCGTTACTTTCTCACTTCatgttttcttttctctttgtgcGAGTTGTTTTTTCTCTTCCTtacgttttttttattttttttttattttttttattttttaggtcGTCAATTCTTGAATCTTGAGGAATTGGGTGTTCGGGCTGATGGTTCTTTCATCTGCACTGCTCCCCCAGATCCTGCTGCGAATGGGTATCAAATTTTGGCTGACCAAATAGAGGGCAGCAGGAGAAGTTCTACACGCCGATCTGGTCGGGGTGGCGGTTCTGGGATCGTTCCCAGAGTGTCTCGGGTGGTCTCCTCTACAAACACTGGCTCTGCGAGCACCCCTATTCGCCGAGGGCAGACCTCTCGCGGAGCTTCCCATCGTGGTGCTCTGTCAGCCTCTCGTCGTGGCCGAGCTGATTTCGAGGCTGGGCTCGAGGCTCCGACAGAGGATGCAGGCCATGATTTTGGGGAAGTGGCTGGTGAGGTATGTGACCAGCCAGGTCGTTCGGGCTCTGCGTCGGAACCTGTGGATATCGAAGCTGAGGAGCCGCCTTTTGTTCAGCGTCCTGGGAAACAACCTAGGCTTGATGGTGGAGCTGAGTTACTTCGGGCCTCCCCTTCTGCGGCTGATCCCCATCGTAGCAACACTTCTGGTAGCTCTTTTCGACAGTTTCTGGAGCACGAGCTTCAAGGAAGTGATCTGGCTGCTGATGATCTTGACCTGCATATCACGGGTCGGCATAAGGAGTTTGTTGAGAAAGAATTTCTCGACATTCGTCCCCAGGCCGACCCTGAGCTGGCTGCTATCTTCTCTGGTCCTTCTGCTTCGGATCGTACTTTTGCCCCGCGCTGGGATGTGTCCGAATCAGAGAGCTTATATGGGAACTACCCAGAGAAAGGCGGGACGCTTGCCCTGAGGATGTTAAGAGGTTTGCAGTTGCCCAGCGACCTGCCCAAAGAGCGTTTGTATACTCCTGGGGCGAATGCCTGCCAGAAGGTCATGGAG TGTGGCAACGCTGTTCGTGAGTTGACAGAAGTTTTCATAGTTTACCAGAAACGACTTGCTGCCAACGTTGCTCACATGGAGGCCCAGAAGAAGAGAATTGAGGAGCTAACTGCTGATCTGGAGTTATCATCGACCTGTCTCACTTCGGCTAATGATCAATTGAAGATTGTTACTGAAGAGCGTGATCAGCTGCAGGCTAGCTTTTCCCAGGCCCAAATTGATCTGGTCACCGGACAGCAGAAAATTGAGACTCTTCAGCAAGACTTTCTCTCTGTTGAGCAGTCTCATGATAATGAGATGGCCCAACTGCAGAACTCCATCGAAGATCAACTTGCGGCTGCCATTCGCGACTTCCGTCGGTCAGATGAGCAGTATGCTCTGCGCACTCAGAGCTATGATGGCGGGTGGAAGGCTGCTTCGCTAATAGTGCAAGAAAAGCATCCTGATCTTGACTGGTCTCCTATCGAAGCTGCTTGGTTGGCTGGGCTCCATGTTGAACTTCTGAGAAAGAAGAGGGAGGCCGAGCAAGCGTCTCTGGCTGCAGGCGGTGTGGTGCCAGAGGATGATGGGGTGCCTGATCATTGTGTTGAAAATGTTCACCCTGGGGAATTGCCTCTGTCTGATGCTGAAGATGATGTTGGGCAATAA
- the LOC110778322 gene encoding triacylglycerol lipase 1, producing MTPLTFALALISLTLLFPSSFFISASASASAVVNSSASDLLLHHQLRGGSLCHQLIIPSGYPCSEHSVQTKDGYILALQRVSSPSSDKIRLRRGPPVLLQHGLFMAGDAWFLNSKEESLGYILADRGFDVWVGNVRGTRWSQGHVSLSKRSKEYWDWSWEELALFDLAEMIEYIYEETSSKLFVVGHSQGTIMSLAAFTQPDIVNKVEAAALLSPISYLGHVSAPLVLRMVKMYLDKMIIAMGFHQLNFWSDAGIQLLDSVCDGHLDCDDMLASITGKNCCFNTSRVDFYLEYEPHPSSAKNINHLFQMIRQGTFARFDYGMLKNMRLYGSFRPPKFDLSLVPESLPLWMAYGGNDALADVTDVQRTIKELPCKKEVLYLDSYGHVDFLLSVKGKEDVYEQMIEFFSAWGKSSSL from the exons ATGACACCACTCACCTTCGCACTCGCGCTAATCTCACTCACACTCCTTtttccttcttccttcttcatctCCGCCTCCGCCTCCGCTTCCGCCGTCGTCAATTCTTCCGCTTCCGACCTCCTCCTTCACCATCAGTTGCGCGGCGGAAGCCTCTGTCATCAGCTCATAATTCCCTCCGGATACCCTTGCTCCGAACACTCc GTTCAAACGAAGGACGGATATATACTGGCTCTTCAGCGTGTGTCGTCTCCCTCTTCGGATAAAATAAGGTTGCGACGAGGTCCTCCTGTACTTCTTCAACATGGACTTTTCATG GCAGGTGATGCTTGGTTTTTGAACTCAAAGGAAGAATCTTTGGGATACATTCTCGCTGATCGTGGCTTTGATGTGTGGGTTGGTAATGTGAGAGGAACACGGTGGAGTCAGGGACATGTATCTCTTTCAAAGAGAAGTAAG GAATATTGGGACTGGAGCTGGGAGGAACTGGCTCTGTTTGATCTTGCAGAAATGATTGAGTATATATATGAGGAGACGAGCTCAAAGTTATTTGTTGTTGGGCATTCACAG GGAACAATAATGTCTTTGGCTGCTTTCACTCAGCCAGACATAGTGAATAAGGTGGAAGCTGCTGCTCTTCTTTCTCCAATATCATACTTGGGGCATGTTAGTGCACCACTTGTTCTTCGGATGGTAAAAATGTACCTTGACAAG ATGATAATCGCAATGGGCTTTCATCAACTTAACTTTTGGAG TGATGCAGGAATTCAGCTTTTGGATTCTGTATGCGATGGCCATCTAGACTGTGATGACATGTTGGCTTCTATAACCG GAAAGAATTGCTGCTTTAATACCTCAAGGGTGGATTTTTACCTTGAATACGAGCCCCATCCCTCATCAGCCAAAAATATAAACCATCTCTTTCAAA TGATCCGCCAGGGTACATTTGCCAGGTTTGACTATGGGATGTTAAAAAATATGAGACTTTATGGGTCATTCAGACCACCCAAATTTGATCTTAGCCTTGTACCTGAGTCATTGCCACTGTGGATGGCTTACGGGGGTAATGATGCCTTAGCTGATGTGACAGATGTACAACGCACTATCAAGGAATTGCCATGCAAGAAAGAGGTTCTTTATCTCGATAGTTATGGCCATGTTGATTTCCTCTTGAGTGTGAAAGGAAAGGAAGATGTATATGAACAGATGATTGAGTTTTTCAGTGCATGGGGGAAATCGAGCAGCTTGTAA